From Mycobacterium colombiense CECT 3035:
CGCGCTGGTACGCGGGTTTGTCCGCCGCCGCACCGGCGAGCTGGGCAACTTCTGGGTCGACCTGGTCCGCGGAACGCTGCGCGTCCTGCTGCCCATCGCTGTCCTCAGCGCGATCCTGCTGGTGGCCGGCGGGGCGATCCAGAACTTCCACCTGCACGACCAGCTGGCCACCACCGTCAACGGGACCCAGCAGACCATCACCGGCGGCCCGGTGGCCAGCCAGGAGGTCATCAAGGAACTCGGCACCAACGGCGGCGGCTTCTACAACGCCAACTCCGCGCACCCGTTCGAGAACCCGACCGTATGGACCAACTGGCTGGAGATCTTCCTGATCCTGGTGATCGGCTTCTCGCTGCCACGCACCTTCGGACGGATGGTGGGTAACACCAAGCAGGGCTTCGCGATTGCGGCGGTGATGGCGACGCTGTACACGACCAGCACGGCGTTCATGCTGTGGTTTCAGACGCAGCACCACGGCACCGTGCCGACCTCGATCGGCGCCGCGATGGAGGGGGTCGAGCAGCGCTTCGGCGTCACCGACTCGGGGGTGTTCGCCGCCGCGACCACGCTCACCTCCACCGGGGCGGTCGACTCCACGCACGACTCCCTGACCAGCCTGGGTGGCATGATCGCGCTGTTCAACATGCAGCTGGGCGAGGTCGCCCCGGGCGGCACCGGCTCCGGCCTCTACGGCATCCTCATCCTGGCGGTGATCACCGTCTTCGTCGCCGGCCTGATGGTGGGGCGTACCCCCGAATACCTCGGCAAGAAGATCACCCCGCGTGAAATCAAGCTTGCCGCAAGCTATTTCCTGGTCACACCGTTGCTCGTACTGACCGGCACCGCGGTCGCGATGGCGCTGCCGGGCGAGCGGGCCGGCATGCTCAACGGCGGACCGCACGGGCTCTCCGAAGTGCTCTACGCGTTCACCTCGGCGGCCAACAACAACGGGTCGGCCTTCGCCGGGCTGAGCGCCAACACCGACTGGTACAACACGGCCCTCGGCCTGGCCATGGCGTTCGGCCGGTTTCTGCCCATCGTGCTGGTGCTGGCGCTGGCCGGTTCACTC
This genomic window contains:
- the kdpA gene encoding potassium-transporting ATPase subunit KdpA, which codes for MSTTAAGIIFLAVLVVALVVVHVPLGDYMFRVYTSEKDLYAERVIYRLIGVDARSEQTWGAYARSVLAFSSVSILFLFVFQLVQDKLPLHLHDPATKMTPSLAWNTAVSFVTNTNWQAYSGETTEGHLVQMAGLAVQNFVSAAVGMAVAVALVRGFVRRRTGELGNFWVDLVRGTLRVLLPIAVLSAILLVAGGAIQNFHLHDQLATTVNGTQQTITGGPVASQEVIKELGTNGGGFYNANSAHPFENPTVWTNWLEIFLILVIGFSLPRTFGRMVGNTKQGFAIAAVMATLYTTSTAFMLWFQTQHHGTVPTSIGAAMEGVEQRFGVTDSGVFAAATTLTSTGAVDSTHDSLTSLGGMIALFNMQLGEVAPGGTGSGLYGILILAVITVFVAGLMVGRTPEYLGKKITPREIKLAASYFLVTPLLVLTGTAVAMALPGERAGMLNGGPHGLSEVLYAFTSAANNNGSAFAGLSANTDWYNTALGLAMAFGRFLPIVLVLALAGSLARQGSTPDSAGTLPTHRPQFVGMVAGVTLIVVALTFLPMLALGPLAEGIH